The genomic stretch GCATGTCGATGTCACCACAGAAATCCGGGTTCCACAGGTGCACCGGCGGCAGCCCCTTGGCCTTGGGGATCTGCGCCAGAAGGTCATTGGCCTTGCCGGAGTCACTCATCACGCTTGCCTCATTCACTCATGCCCAAGAGGCTACGAGCGTACTCGCGCATCGGCGCGCCAAGCAAATCCTCCGGGGTGTTGTCGTGGAACGTCAACAAACCGCCACGGCTCTTGATGCGTGCGGTGTCGATCAGGTAGCGGGTATTGGTTTCGATCAGCATCATCTGCACCACGCCAGTGTCCCAGCCCAGACGGTCGACGGCCTGCTCGTCATACCACTCGTCACCATTGCCGATGCGATCGTCGGTACGAGCGAAGCGGGTGTACAGTAGGTAGTCGGCGCCTACCGAGCGCGCCTGGGCAATGGCCTCTTCCAGGCCCAGCGGCCCCTGGGCGCGACGCACCATCGGGAAGTATTCAACGAAACTCTTGAACGCCTGCTGAGCCACTGCATTCTGCCGAGGCGCCGGCCCCTTGCCCGGCGGCACGAACGCACCTTGGCCGATGAAGATGAATGAATCAGGCTGCAGGCGGATCGACAAGGTGCGACGGGTTTCGCTGTGGTCCAGCAAACCGGCATCGCTCATGTGATAGCGGACGCCCTCGCCCATATCACTGACATTCATGCAGCCGCCCAGCGCCATCAGCGCCAGCAGCAAGACCAGGCTACGCATCTTTCCTCCAGTGGCCGGCGACGAAAAACCGGCGAATAGCCGGCGGATGCAGCTTTTGCGCCAGCTTCAGCCACCGATCACTTTCATGACCGTCACGCCGCCGGAAAAGGCCAGGTCCTGTTTGTCTGCCAATGCCTTGACCAACAACCGCTGCAAGGCCGGCAACGCCTGATGACGCGGCTTTTCCAGCAGGTCGCCGACGAAGTGCCGGTTACCAGACGACAGGCAGCCATGCAGCCAGCCCGTGGAAGACAGGCGCAGCCGCGAGCAAGTACGGCAAAACGGCACGCTTTCGTTGGCTATGACGCCGAAGTGGCCCCTGCCAGGGATGTGGTAACGCATGGCAGTGGCGTCCAGCGGCGCATCCACCTGGGCGTAGGTATGTTGGCCGCCGATCAGCGCAAGCAGTTGGTCGAGGCCGACAAACTGTTGGAGGAAGGCGTTGCGATCATGGGCAAGATGGCCCATGCGCATCAGTTCGATGAAGCGCAGCTCGAAGCCGCGCGCGAGGCAGTAATCCAGCAGCGGCAGTACCTGATCGAGGTTTTTCCCTCGCATCGGCACCATGTTGACCTTGATTCGCATGCCCAGGGCGCTCGCCCGCTCCATTCCGTCCAGTACAGTACCCAGGTCGCCGCCACGAGCAATCTGGCGGAAAGCCAGCGGGTCGAGGGTATCGAGGGAAACGTTCAGCCGACGAATCCCGGCCGCCTGCAGTTGCGGCAACTTGCGCGCCAGCAACTGGCCATTAGTGGTCAGCGAGATGTCGTCAAGGTCGAGTTTGGCCACGGCAGCCAGAAAGGCATCCAGACGCGGGCTAACCAATGGCTCACCGCCAGTTATGCGCAGGCGCTCGATGCCGGCAGCTTCGATCAGATAGGCCACGCCACGGGCCAGGGCATCCGCCGACAGCTCGTCCTGCGCCGCCACCAGCCGCTTGCCGTCAGGTACGCAGTAGGTACAGGCGTAGTTGCAGGCAGCCGTCAGGCTGACGCGCAGGTTGCGAAAGCGCCTGCCTTGACGATCGACGATCATGAGTGACTCCGACATGGATGAGGGGGCTGGCAAAACCTGACTCATAAATCAGGTTTTTGCAAGCCCCCAATGAACAATGCCGAATGTTCAAGCGATAGCCGAACGCTGCAGGCTGCGCTGGCGCGCAGAGAACCCACGATGCAGTACTTGTGGCAGCGGGCGTACCCGCGAAGAATCAAACGCGGTGGCTGGCACCGGCTGCGCCGGTGTTCGCGGGCGTGCCCGCTGCCACAGGGCCCATGCAGTTTCGTGCAATGCTCAGTTCGAGGGTTCCGGGTCGCGCTTGCGCTTATTGCCCATCCGCACACCAATATCCATCAGGAACTGGAAGAAACCTTCCTGGTCCTCCAGCACATTGCTCCAGAACGGCGAGTGGTACAGCGCCACAGCGCCGTGCACCAGCGCCCAGGCAGCGCAGTAGTGGAAATACGGCGGCACGTCTTCGAGCTTGCCTTCGCTGATTCGGCCCTTGATCAGCAGGGTTAGGCGGTCGAAGTTGGAGGCACGGATGCTGTGCAACTGCTCGACCATTTCCGGCACCTGATTGCCCTTGACCACCTTTTCCTCAAGGCGGTCGAACAGCCGGTAGCGTTGCGGGTCGCGCATGCGGAACTCGAAGTAGGCGCGCGACAGCGCTTCCTTGTCACGGTCGACGTCGGCCGAGTGCAACAGCTCGTTCAGGTCACGCTCGTAGTCGAGCATCAGGCGAAGGTAGATCTCCGCCTTGGACTTGAAGTGCTTGTAGATCGTGCCTTTGCCGATGCCCACGGCGTCGGCGATCATCTCGACAGTGACGCTGTCTTCACCTTGCTCGAGAAACAGCTTGAGCGCGGTATCGAGGATTTCCTGTTCGCGACGGCGAAACTCACGGACCTTACGAGGTTCTTTCTGCATGGGAAGGACTGGATGACAATCGAAGCGGTTTATTATGCCTAACTTGCGGGAAATTGCACGGATCATCCACACATGTCTGTGTTTCACGATACATACAGCCATGCGCTGCGGGAGGAATGAAACGTTGGCGTATTCCAAATCTGTTTAAAAAACGTCCAATATGCACTGGCACTGCGCCAAACCTGACCAATACTTGAAGTGTTGGCGCGGCGCATCCCCCCCAGTGGCGCGCCGATAAAGGTGCTCAGGGACCGCGTACCTTTGTTTTACTCCTAATGGTCTTAACCCGGATTCCTCCCCCAGAACCCGGGTTTTTTTTGTGTTTTTGTGGGGAGGATGGTGTGACGGCTGTCAGGTGCGTGCCGCAAGAGTTTCAGCGCCCGTGAGATCGAGCGCCGCGCGGGCGGCGCTCGATCTCATAGGCGCTGCAAGGGCTGTGGCAGGCACCTTGTAACCCTCACGCAATCTCTAACCCCGGTGAATCAATCCACACGCGCCAACGGGAACAGACGCTTGAAGTTGGCGGTAGTCTGCTCGGCCAACTGCTCATAACTGGCCCCACGCAGGGAAGCCACATACTCCGCCACCTCCCGCACATACTGCGGCAAGTTCGGCTTGCCCCGGTGCGGAATCGGTGCCAGATAGGGTGAATCGGTCTCCACCAGCAAGCGATCGACAGGCACCTGCCGCGCCACCTCACGCAACGCCTCGGCATTGCGGAAGGTCACGATTCCAGACAGCGAAATGTAATAACCCAGGTCCAGCGCCGCCTTGGCCATGTCCCAGTCTTCGGTAAAGCAGTGCAGCACACCAGCCTGCGGCAGGTTGGCCTCACGCAGCAGCGCCAGGGTATCGGCGCGCGCCGCCCGGGTATGCACGATCACCGGCTTGCCGGTCTGCCTCGAGGCCTCCAGGTGCAGGCGGAACGAAGCCTGCTGCAACTCGGCAGCCTCCGGCTCGTAGTGGTAATCCAGCCCGGTTTCACCAATCGCCACCACATGCGGGTGGGCCAATTCGCGCAATAACCATTCCAACGCCGGGGTTTCACCAGGGGCCAGGTCCAGCGGGTGCACGCCTACCGAGCAGTCGACGTCAGCGTACTGCTCGCTCAGCGCCTTCACTGCCCCCGCATTCTCGGCACTGACGCCAATGCACAGGAAATGCCCGACCCCACGCTCACGCGCCGCCTGCAGGGCAGCATCCAGGGAGCCCTGGTGGGCACTGAGGTCAAGACGGTCGAGGTGGCAATGGGAGTCTACGAGCATGGGATAACGGCACACATGAAAAATGGGAGATCAGCGGGCACCCGGCAGTTGCAGCCAGTGAGCCAGCAGCGATTCAAGCAGCAAGGCACGGTTGAGGTTGGCCTTGCCCAGCACCTTCTGGCGCTGCTCGAGGATCCATGCCTGCACCTCCAGCACCTTGGCCTGTCGGCTCTTCTGGGCCAGGTACTGCACGACCTTGCGCATATCGGCCAAGCCTAACCCTTCCTCGTCCTGGGTCAACTGGTAGCGCAGGATCAGGTGCGACCAATCGCAAAACCAGTCGAACAGCAGTAACAACGGCACACTGCTCCAGGCATCGGCCAGCTGACTGGGCGATTGCTGCTGCTTGAGCAACTTCTTCACCCCGTCGGTAACCAGCGCACGTTGCTCGCGCACACCCTGCGCCTGCAAGCTGACCGCCATCAATGGCGAACCCGCGGCCAGCGTCAGCAGCTCATCGCGCTCGACCTCGTCGCAGTCGGGTAACGCGCCGGCCAGCCATGCCTGGCTCTGGGCCAGGCTGGGCTGCGGACAGACGACCTGCTGGCAGCGGCTCTTGATCGTCGGCAACAGACGGCTGGGCTGGTGCGTAACCAGCAACAACACGGTATCACCGGAAGGTTCTTCAAGGCTTTTAAGCAGGGCGTTGGAGGCATTGACATTCATCGCCTCCACCGGCTCGATCAACACCACCTTGCGCCCGCCCAGCTGCGCGGTCTGCACCACAAAAGCCACCAGGTCACGCACCTGGTCGACCTTGATCGGCTTGTCAGCCTCTTCCGGTTCGAGGACGAAGTTGTCCGGGTGGCTGCCGGCCTTGAGCAACAGGCACGACTTACACGCCCCACAAGCGTCCAGACCCTGCGGCTGCTGGCACAACAGGCGCGCCATCAGGCGCTCGGCCAGGGCCCGCTTGCCAATACCCTGCGGCCCATGCAGCAGATAGGCGTGGGCGTGCCGGCTACGCCCGGCCAGTTGCTGCCACAGCGCCTGCTGCCAGGGGTAGGCCTCAGCCACGGCAACGCCCCAAAATGCCTGGCAGCAGTGCGTCGATGTCACGCTGCACAGCCTCCAGGGATTGTGCCGCATCAAGCAAGCTGTAGCGCTGTGGCGCACCCTGGGCGCGCTGCAGGTACGCCTGGCGCACCGCTTCGAAGAAGGCCTGCCCTTCCTGCTCGAATCGGTCCAGGCGGCCACGGGCAGCGGCTCGGGCAAGGCCCACTTCTACCGGCAGGTCGAAGACCAGGGTCAGGTCCGGGCGCAGGTCGCCCTGGACGAACTGCTCCAGGGTAGCGATACGCTCGACCGACAACCCACGACCGCCGCCCTGATAGGCATAGGTAGCGTCCGTGAAACGGTCACACAGCACCACAGCCCCACGGGCCAGCGCCGGGCGGATCACCTGCGCCAGGTGCTGGGCGCGAGCGGCGAACACCAGCAGCAGCTCGGTGTCGGCCGCCATGGCTTCGTCGCTCGGGGCCAATAACAGTTCACGCACCTTTTCCGCCAGCGGCGTGCCGCCTGGCTCACGGGTCAGCACCACGTCCAGGCCGTGCTCGCGCAGGCGCGCGGCCAGGTAGTCGCGGTTGGTGCTCTTGCCCGCACCTTCGGGGCCTTCCAAAGTAATAAACAAGCCGCTCACAGGCAGTCCTTAATGTTGTTCGTCAGGCGTCGGCCGCTCGGCCGCTTGCGCACCGCCGGCAGGGGTATCCTGCGCGGGCGCTTCATCGGGGGCTGGCTGCGCAGCAGGCTCGTCCGCTGCCGGGGGCTCAGGGCGCTGCGCGTCATCGGCGCCCGACGCCTGTTCAGCATCATCGGCAGCTGGCTTTGCCTCTCGCTGCGGCGCGGGGCTGGAGCGGTAGTCCGACCGGCGCTTGAGCTGGAACTCGCGCACCGCCGAGTTGTGGCCGTCGAGGTCGTCGGAAAACACATGGCTGCCATCGCCACGGGCGACGAAGTAAAGGCTGGTGCCATTGGACGGGTTGAGCGCCGCATGAATCGCTTCGCGGCCGACCATCGCGATCGGTGTCGGCGGCAGGCCGGTCATGGTGTAGGTGTTGTAGGGCGTAGGCTCGCGCAGGTCAGCGCGGGTGATCTTGCCGTTGTAGCGTTCACCCATGCCATAGATAACCGTCGGGTCGGTCTGCAGCATCATACCCAGACGCATGCGCCGCACGAACACACCGGCGATCTGCCCGCGCTCCTGCGGAATGCCGGTTTCCTTTTCTACCAGGGAGGCCATGATCAGCGCCTGGTAGGGGTCACGATACGGCAGGTCGGTGGAACGCTCAGCCCACTCCTTGGCCAGCACTTCGTCCAGGCGCATGTAGGCCTGCTGCAGCAACTCGACATCGGTCATACCCCGCACGAAGCGGTAAGTGTCGGGGAAGAAGCGGCCTTCGGGGAATACGCCGGTATGGCCGAGCTTGTCCATGACCTCGGCATCCGACAAGCCATCGAGTGTATGCTTGATCTTTTCATGCTTGGCCACGGCCGCGCGCACCTGGCGGAAGGTCCAGCCTTCGACCAGGGTGAGGTTGTACTGCACCACGTCGGCACGGCGCCAGGCGTCGAACAACTGCTCGACGGTCATGCCTGGGGTAAGACGATACTCGCCGGTGTGCAGGGGGGTGCCGGCCATGTTGAAGCGCCAGTACAAACGCAACCAGACGGCGTCGTCGAGCAACCCTTCTCGTTGCATGCTGTAGAACATGCGGTTTGGGTTAGTGCCATTGGGCACATCCAGCAGGCGTTCCTGCGTGACGTGCAAGGGCTGCTCCAGGACCGAGTTGACCTTCCAGGCCGACCAGCCAAACGCCAGGCCGGCAAGGATCAAGCCCATTTCCAGCAACAGCAGGAATTTACGTCTCACGAATTCAGGTTTCCAGTAACGTACGGGCAACGGCCTGCAGTTTACGAGTGAGCGGGCCCGGCGACCAGTTTAGCGCGGCTACGCCACGCACAGGCCAAATGCCGTAAACGCTATTGCAAACAAATACTTCATCAGCTTGCTCCATCGCGTCGAACGACAGGTCGCAGACTTGTACCGCAATACCCAGCAGTGGGGCCTGTTCCAGCAGTGCGGCACGCATCACGCCCGCCACCCCACAACGGCTAAGGTCGGCGGTAAGCAGCACACCATCACGCACCAGAAACAGATTGCTGTATACCCCTTCGATCACCCTGCCCTGCGCGTCACGCATCAGGCCTTCGGCATGGTCGTTGTCCTGCCATTCGGCACGGGCCAGCACCTGCTCCAGGCGGTTGAGGTGTTTGAGGCCGGCCAGCAGTGGTTGTTCCCCAAGCCGGGTCTGGCAAGGGAACAACCGCACGCCATGCTCGGCATGCTCGGCAGGATAGCGGGGTAATGGGCTGCCTTGCAGGATACGCCGCGGCGCAGCATCGACCGCCGGTGCATAGCCTCGCTGACTGTCGCCACGAGTAAGGATGAGTTTGGCGACACCCTCGCCCAACTGGCTGGCGTAGCGCAGCAACTCGTCGCGCACCAGCGCCAGGTCGGCGTTGATTGCCAGGCGCTGGCAGCCCAGCGCCAGGCGTGCGAGGTGGCCGTCCAGCAAGCTGGGCCGGGCGCCTCGCACAGCGATGGTTTCGAACAGGCCATCGCCGTAGGCCAGGCCGCGGTTCTGCAGGTTGAGTGCAGTCGCAGGCTGGCCGTCGATCCAGCTGTGCATCAGCCGGCAAACCGGCGGAATACCAGCGAGCCGTTGGTGCCGCCAAAGCCGAACGAGTTGGACAGCACCACGTCGATCGGCATGCTGCGCGCCTGATGGGGAACGAAGTCCAGGTCACAACCCTCGTCCGGCTCGTCCAGGTTGATGGTCGGCGGAGCCATCTGGCTATTGATTGCCAGCACGCTGAAGATCGCCTCCACCGCGCCCGCGGCGCCCAGCAAGTGACCCGTCATCGACTTGGTCGAGCTGACCGCCAGCTTGTAGGCATGCTCGCCGAACACGCGCTTGATCGCCGCCACTTCCGCCACATCGCCCGCCGGGGTAGAAGTGCCGTGGGCGTTGATGTAGCTGACTTCTTCCGGCTGGATACCGGCATCGCGCAAGGCGTTGGTCATGCAGCGGGCAGCGCCTTCGCCAGAGTCAGGCGGCGAAGTCATGTGGTAGGCGTCACCGCTCATGCCAAAGCCAACCAGCTCGGCATAGATAGTCGCACCGCGGGCCTGGGCGTGCTCCAGCTCCTCGAGCACCAGGGCACCAGCACCGTCGGACAACACAAAGCCGTCACGGCCCTTGTCCCACGGGCGGCTGGCCCGGCTTGGCTCGTCATTGCGAGTAGACAGCGCGCGCGAAGCACCAAAACCGCCCATGCCCAGACCACAAGCGGCCATCTCGGCGCCACCGGCGATCATCACGTCAGCTTCACCGTAGGCGATATTGCGTGCGGCCATGCCAATGCAATGGGTGCCGGTGGTGCAAGCAGTGGCGATAGCGTAGTTCGGCCCCTGCAGGCCCAGGTGGATCGACAGGAAACCGGAGATCATGTTGATGATCGAACCCGGCACGAAGAACGGCGAAATGCGGCGCGGCCCCGAATCGTGCAGGGTGCGGCTGGTTTCCTCGATGTTGGTCAGGCCACCGATACCCGAGCCCATGGCCACGCCAATACGCTCGCGGTTGGCGTCGGTAACCTCCAGGCCGGCACTACGCACCGCCTGGAAACCGGCCGCCAGGCCGTACTGGATGAACAGATCGAGTTTGCGGGCCTCTTTGGCCGACAGGTACTGCTCAACCTCGAAGCCTTTCACCGAGCCGCCAAAACGGGTGGAGTAGGCAGACAGGTCCGTGTGTTCGATCGGACCAATGCCACTGCGGCCAGCCAGAATGCCCTGCCAGGTGCTCGGTACATCGGTACCCAGTGGCGACAGCATACCCATACCGGTGACCACGACGCGTCTACGCGACACAGTACTCTCCTTTTCTAATAACAGAGTCTCTTGCCATTGCATTCAAGCACTGGAATGCAATGGCAACAGACTCTTGGTGCGCGGTGAACGAAGCAGCCTGAAAACGCGAGGCGCTCGCAAAGAAAAAACCGCACGCCGGCGAAGGCAGTGCGGTTTTCCCCGACAAGTAGCGTCGACTGTAGCGTCTTAGGCCTGGTGGGCCAGGACGTAGTCGATAGCAGCTTGAACGGTAGTGATCTTCTCGGCTTCTTCGTCAGGGATTTCGGTCTCGAATTCCTCTTCCAGAGCCATCACCAGTTCAACGGTGTCAAGCGAATCGGCACCCAGGTCATCGACGAAGGACTTGGAGTTAGTCACTTCTTCTTCCTTGACGCCCAGTTGCTCGGCGACGATTTTCTTGACGCGTTCTTCGATGGTGCTCATACCTAGTTTTCACTCCTAATGGATATATGTCAGGCAGCTGGCCGGTGGCTAATTTTATAGAAAGACGTTCGCTTTTCAAGCGAAACGCACCTTCAGGCTAGTCACCCCACCCGCTGCCTGGAATCTGGTTGCAGCTTTATAACGGATTTTAGGCTCGCAGTATGACTCTTTTTTTACGAAACCCGTCACATTGAGTTGCAGTATTACATGTACATCCCGCCGTTGACCGGCACGGTAGCGCCAGTCACGTAGGCTGCGCCGTCGGACGCCAGGAACGAAACCACCTTGGCAATTTCGTCAGCCTGGCCCAAGCGGCCCAGCGGAATCTGGGTCTGCAGGGCTTCGCGCTGAGCTTCCGGCAGCTCGCGAGTCATGTCGGTATCGATGAAGCCTGGGGTCACCGAGTTGACGGTGATACCACGCGAACCCACTTCACGCGCGAGGGCGCGGCTGAAACCTTCCAGACCGGCCTTAGCAGCCGCGTAGTTGGCCTGACCTGCGTTACCCATGGCACCGACGACCGAGCCGATGCTGATAATACGACCCCAACGTGCCTTGGTCATGCCACGCAGCACGCCCTTGGACAGACGGTAGAGGCTGTTCAGGTTGGTGTCGATGACATCGAACCACTCGTCGTCTTTCATGCGCAGCATGAGGTTGTCGCGGGTGATACCGGCGTTGTTGACCAGGATGGCCGGCGCGCCGAACTGCTCGCCAATGGCGGCCAGTACGGCTTCAACCGATTCGGCGCTGGTCACGTTCAGCTCCATGCCGGTGCCGGTGATGCCGTGCTCTTTCAGGGTGGCAGCGATACGCTCGGCGCCGGACGCCGAAGTGGCGGTACCGATCACGGTCGCGCCCTGGCGGCCCAGCTCTAGGGCGATGGCCTGGCCAATGCCACGGCTGGCGCCGGTAACCAGTGCAACTTTACCTTGCAGGCTCATGCAAGCTTCTCCAAATCAGGCCAGTGCCGCACGGGTGGCAGCAACGGCGTCAGGGGTGTTGAGGTTGTAGGTGGTCACGCCGTCGGCGCAACGCTTGTTAAGGCCAGCCAGTACCTTGCCCGGGCCACACTCGACCAGGTTGACCGCACCGTTGGCGGCCAGGGTCTGCACACACTCGACCCAGCGTACCGGCTGGTACAGCTGTGCCAGCAGGTCGTGCTTGAGGGCATCGAGGTCGGCGGCGACGGCGGCAGTGACGTTCTGCACCACCGGAATCTGCGGGGCCTTCCAGTCAATGGCATTGACCGAATCGGCAAAGCGCTCGGCGGCCGGCTTCATCAGGGCACAGTGCGACGGGACGCTGACCGCCAGCGGCAGGGCGCGCTTGGCACCTTTGGCCTTGCACAGTTCCATGGCGCGATCTACCGCAGCCTTGTTGCCGGCGATGACCACCTGACCAGGCGAGTTGAAGTTCACGGCACTGACCACTTCATCCTCAGCGGCTTCGGCGCAGATTTCCACGACCACAGCATCGTCCAGGCCGAGAATGGCAGCCATGGCGCCGTGACCGGCCGGTACGGCTTCCTGCATCAGCTGACCGCGGCGCTCGACCAGGCGAACGGCGTCTTTCAGGCTGATGCTGCCGGCGGCGACCAGAGCGCTGTATTCGCCCAGGCTGTGACCGGAAACGAAGGCAGGCTTGGCACCGCCCTCTTCCAGCCACAGGCGCCACAACGCGATGGACGCGGTGAGGATCGCCGGCTGGGTCTTGTCGGTCTGGTTAAGTTGCTCTTCCGGGCCGTCCTGGACCAGCTTCCACAGGTCGTAGCCGAGCGCTTCGGACGCTTCCTTGAAGGTTTCGATGATCACTGGCTTCTCGGCGCCGAGCTCGGCGAGCATGCCCAGCGATTGGGAACCTTGACCGGGAAAGACGAATGCGAGGGATGCAGACATTGAACAAGCCCTTATGATCTTGTCGTCGGATAGTGTGCGCCAGGCCCGAGGCCAGGCGCGGAATCTGAAAACTTGGATGGAAACACAGACCAAGCGGTCACATTTAAGCACTTCATCGGCGAAATGCCTAAGGCAACAGGTCTTCAAGGCGGCCATGCAGCCGCTGCGGCAGGTTTTCCTGAATTTCGATCAGCGCCCGCTGGATGGCACTCTGAAACCCCTGCACGCCCGCCGAACCATGGCTCTTGATAACGATACCCTGCAGCCCCAGGAAGCTCGCCCCATTGTGCCGCGCCGGCGCCAGGTCGGCTTGCAGACGTTTAAGCAGCGGCATGGCAACGGCTCCGGCAACGCGGGCAAAAGCACCGCCCTTGAACAGTTTTTCGATGCGCGCACCGATCATCGTCGCCAGGCCTTCGCTGGACTTGAGCAGTATGTTGCCGACAAAACCGTCGCACACCACCACGTCTGCCTCACCCCGGTACAGGCCATCCCCTTCGACGAAACCGACATAGTTGAGGCCGCGGGCATTCTGCAACAGCGTGGCAGCCAGCTTGACCTGCTGGTTACCCTTGATGTCCTCGGTACCGATATTCAACAGCGCGACCCTTGGCCGGTGCACACCCAGAGCCTGGGCAGCCACAGAGCCCATTACAGCGAACTGGTAGAGGTTTTCGGCACTGCAGTCGACATTGGCGCCCAGATCGAGCAGTTGGCAGTAACCCGTCTGGGTCGGGATCGCCGCCACCATGGCCGGCCGGTCGATACCCGGCAGAGTCTTGAGCACAAAGCGCGACAACGCCATCAGCGCCCCGGTATTGCCGGCACTGACGCAGGCCTGGGCTTTTCCGTCGCGTACCAGTTCGAGGGCGATGCGCATCGACGAATCCGGCTTGCCGCGCAACGCCTGGGATGGCCGCTCGTCCATGCCGACCACCTCACTGGCGGCGACAATCTGCAGGCGCGCGCGATCCGCAGCTGGCAGGCCACTGACGAGATCTTCAAGGAGGGAGGGTTGACCGACGAGGGTCAGGTGCAGCGAGGGGGTAGCCGAAAGGCAGGCAATGCTAGCCTGGACAATGCTGCGGGGACCGAAGTCCCCGCCCATTGCGTCGATCGCGATGACCTGAGCGGACAAGGATTACTCGTCAGCGCCCTTGTCGACCACTTTGCGACCACGGTATACGCCTTCTGGCGAAACGTGGTGACGCAGGTGAACTTCACCGGTGGTTTTCTCTACCGACAGCGCGTTTTCCGACAGGGCGTCGTGCGAACGGCGCATGTCACGGGCAGAGCGGGATTTTTTGTTCTGCTGAACAGCCATAATTGATTAACTCCTAAACGTTTGGGTCACGCTTTAACTGCGCCAAAACACTGAACGGGTTGGACCGCGATACCTCGTCCTTGCTCGATTCGGGCTCGTCTGCGCCCGCCGGCTGCTGGCATTCTTCCGGATGATGAGCAGGCACGATTGGCAAGGCGAGCAAAAGCTCCTCCTCGACCAATGCCTGCAGATCCAAAGGATCTTCGCCCAGTTCCAGCACGTCATAGCCTTTCGGCAACGACTGGGTATTCGCACCCTCCTTCACCACTGCGTAAGTACATTCGCTGTGGATCGGCAGGGTGACCAGCTCAAGACAACGCTGGCAAACCATCTTGACTTCGACGTCCAGCTCGCTGTGGATAACCACCACGTGCTGTTCATCTCGTTCAAAATCGAACTTCGCCTGCACCGTACCGACATTGTCGGAAAGCGGGTCGCAGAGTCTTTCCAAATCAGCGAGTTGCAGCGAACCGTTAAGGGTTACGCCACGATCGGCTAATTTGCGCGGGTCAACGTGAGGTGGAATCGGGTCATTCAACATAGGCGCAGCATTCTAGGGATGCCCCCCGCCCCTGTCAAAGGAAATTAGGCGGCATCGTGCGTGATAGAATTGGTTCAACCGAACCCGGAGTCTACCATGCTTCCTTTGTTACTGGCTTCCAGCTCTGCCTATCGCCGCGAACTGCTCGCACGCCTGCACCTGCCCTTCACCTGGGCAAGCCCCGATATAGACGAGCAACGCCTGGATGGCGAGCCGCCCGTGGAGCTGGTACGCCGGCTGGCC from Pseudomonas putida encodes the following:
- a CDS encoding DUF4823 domain-containing protein: MRSLVLLLALMALGGCMNVSDMGEGVRYHMSDAGLLDHSETRRTLSIRLQPDSFIFIGQGAFVPPGKGPAPRQNAVAQQAFKSFVEYFPMVRRAQGPLGLEEAIAQARSVGADYLLYTRFARTDDRIGNGDEWYDEQAVDRLGWDTGVVQMMLIETNTRYLIDTARIKSRGGLLTFHDNTPEDLLGAPMREYARSLLGMSE
- a CDS encoding radical SAM protein, with product MIVDRQGRRFRNLRVSLTAACNYACTYCVPDGKRLVAAQDELSADALARGVAYLIEAAGIERLRITGGEPLVSPRLDAFLAAVAKLDLDDISLTTNGQLLARKLPQLQAAGIRRLNVSLDTLDPLAFRQIARGGDLGTVLDGMERASALGMRIKVNMVPMRGKNLDQVLPLLDYCLARGFELRFIELMRMGHLAHDRNAFLQQFVGLDQLLALIGGQHTYAQVDAPLDATAMRYHIPGRGHFGVIANESVPFCRTCSRLRLSSTGWLHGCLSSGNRHFVGDLLEKPRHQALPALQRLLVKALADKQDLAFSGGVTVMKVIGG
- a CDS encoding TetR family transcriptional regulator gives rise to the protein MQKEPRKVREFRRREQEILDTALKLFLEQGEDSVTVEMIADAVGIGKGTIYKHFKSKAEIYLRLMLDYERDLNELLHSADVDRDKEALSRAYFEFRMRDPQRYRLFDRLEEKVVKGNQVPEMVEQLHSIRASNFDRLTLLIKGRISEGKLEDVPPYFHYCAAWALVHGAVALYHSPFWSNVLEDQEGFFQFLMDIGVRMGNKRKRDPEPSN
- a CDS encoding YchF/TatD family DNA exonuclease, with translation MLVDSHCHLDRLDLSAHQGSLDAALQAARERGVGHFLCIGVSAENAGAVKALSEQYADVDCSVGVHPLDLAPGETPALEWLLRELAHPHVVAIGETGLDYHYEPEAAELQQASFRLHLEASRQTGKPVIVHTRAARADTLALLREANLPQAGVLHCFTEDWDMAKAALDLGYYISLSGIVTFRNAEALREVARQVPVDRLLVETDSPYLAPIPHRGKPNLPQYVREVAEYVASLRGASYEQLAEQTTANFKRLFPLARVD
- a CDS encoding DNA polymerase III subunit delta'; translated protein: MAEAYPWQQALWQQLAGRSRHAHAYLLHGPQGIGKRALAERLMARLLCQQPQGLDACGACKSCLLLKAGSHPDNFVLEPEEADKPIKVDQVRDLVAFVVQTAQLGGRKVVLIEPVEAMNVNASNALLKSLEEPSGDTVLLLVTHQPSRLLPTIKSRCQQVVCPQPSLAQSQAWLAGALPDCDEVERDELLTLAAGSPLMAVSLQAQGVREQRALVTDGVKKLLKQQQSPSQLADAWSSVPLLLLFDWFCDWSHLILRYQLTQDEEGLGLADMRKVVQYLAQKSRQAKVLEVQAWILEQRQKVLGKANLNRALLLESLLAHWLQLPGAR
- a CDS encoding dTMP kinase, translating into MSGLFITLEGPEGAGKSTNRDYLAARLREHGLDVVLTREPGGTPLAEKVRELLLAPSDEAMAADTELLLVFAARAQHLAQVIRPALARGAVVLCDRFTDATYAYQGGGRGLSVERIATLEQFVQGDLRPDLTLVFDLPVEVGLARAAARGRLDRFEQEGQAFFEAVRQAYLQRAQGAPQRYSLLDAAQSLEAVQRDIDALLPGILGRCRG
- the mltG gene encoding endolytic transglycosylase MltG, whose translation is MRRKFLLLLEMGLILAGLAFGWSAWKVNSVLEQPLHVTQERLLDVPNGTNPNRMFYSMQREGLLDDAVWLRLYWRFNMAGTPLHTGEYRLTPGMTVEQLFDAWRRADVVQYNLTLVEGWTFRQVRAAVAKHEKIKHTLDGLSDAEVMDKLGHTGVFPEGRFFPDTYRFVRGMTDVELLQQAYMRLDEVLAKEWAERSTDLPYRDPYQALIMASLVEKETGIPQERGQIAGVFVRRMRLGMMLQTDPTVIYGMGERYNGKITRADLREPTPYNTYTMTGLPPTPIAMVGREAIHAALNPSNGTSLYFVARGDGSHVFSDDLDGHNSAVREFQLKRRSDYRSSPAPQREAKPAADDAEQASGADDAQRPEPPAADEPAAQPAPDEAPAQDTPAGGAQAAERPTPDEQH
- the pabC gene encoding aminodeoxychorismate lyase encodes the protein MHSWIDGQPATALNLQNRGLAYGDGLFETIAVRGARPSLLDGHLARLALGCQRLAINADLALVRDELLRYASQLGEGVAKLILTRGDSQRGYAPAVDAAPRRILQGSPLPRYPAEHAEHGVRLFPCQTRLGEQPLLAGLKHLNRLEQVLARAEWQDNDHAEGLMRDAQGRVIEGVYSNLFLVRDGVLLTADLSRCGVAGVMRAALLEQAPLLGIAVQVCDLSFDAMEQADEVFVCNSVYGIWPVRGVAALNWSPGPLTRKLQAVARTLLET